The nucleotide window TATGTGTTCCACCCAGTCAACAACGTACGGGCAAGTTCGATGAGCGTTGAGATTCCACAAACGTACCTCGACCGGTTCGAGAATATCGTGAACGTAGTTGAGGCGGGTGCCGACGCAACCGGGAACGTCCCAATCGACGATGTTCTCTCACAGAACGTCGGGAACGACACACTATTTGTCTTCCCTGAAGGTCGGTACCTGATGAACCAACAACTCCGGGAGACGGGGTTCGAGAACCTCGGCTTCTACGGACCGAATGCGACCGTCACACATGGAACAATCGACGCAATTGAGGACAAGATCGTGACTGCAGGTGAGTTCTCGGGACCGTCACGGTTCTTCCGACTTGGCGTCATTTACGCACCCGGGCGTGACCTCCTCTTCGAGGGGTTAACCTTCGATTTCACTGCCCCACAGTCGGGGATTCGGGCTATCGAGGCCTACGTCACTGACGGATTGGAAGTCCGTGACATCACCATCACCGGACAACACGACACCGGAACTTTCGGCCCGGCGCTTTTCAGTGTAACCGCGGCAAACGGGACTGGAATCATTGAGCGATTCAAAGCACCCGATGGTGCTGCGTACACCGAAGACACGATTGGGGATATTGATCTCGGCCCAACTGGGATGCTCATCGACCCTTACAGCGCCGGAACGCTCCGAATCGTCGACTGCGAACTCGGTCGATTCCCCGACAACGGTCTCTACGTCTCCGGCGCGAACGGAACGGTCCACGTCGAAGGCGGAACATATAAGAACAGTTCCATCAGTTCGGTTCGCCTCAAAGGGTACGGAAGCAGTGTTCGTGGCACGACGGTCGTTATCGACGAGTTTGTTCAGGGAATTAGTCAGCGAGGC belongs to Haloferax mediterranei ATCC 33500 and includes:
- a CDS encoding right-handed parallel beta-helix repeat-containing protein — protein: MSVEIPQTYLDRFENIVNVVEAGADATGNVPIDDVLSQNVGNDTLFVFPEGRYLMNQQLRETGFENLGFYGPNATVTHGTIDAIEDKIVTAGEFSGPSRFFRLGVIYAPGRDLLFEGLTFDFTAPQSGIRAIEAYVTDGLEVRDITITGQHDTGTFGPALFSVTAANGTGIIERFKAPDGAAYTEDTIGDIDLGPTGMLIDPYSAGTLRIVDCELGRFPDNGLYVSGANGTVHVEGGTYKNSSISSVRLKGYGSSVRGTTVVIDEFVQGISQRGIRLDDGSNLRIEDTTVSITGPIEDAIRVLNDVETAAIRDCDIVLNDDGGCARGIQITPDAGRVEILDSTIEIEGSNFAVYVQGRNVTEDSTVLMKNISITGPAPGETAREALRIERANGRFENLAIDQPGEDYRRCAEILADDNLFVGGTYKSTHHPFINKGNRTRFDDITAQSYSGRQAIKLYSEGTDVVIMDSVLYGGYTDKGAEGFVVDNTEMPPA